The region GGCGCAGGGTGTAGCGCTGTGGGCGTGCAGCGGCGGTAACGGTCTGCACGGGTACGACGAGCTCATCGCCAGTGGACATGGGGTCCTGGGCGGTGATGCTGTTGGTCTCGGCTATGTCGGCTGTGCGCGCGTGCAGGGCGGTGGCGATGGTGTCCAATGTCTCGCCGGCCTTGACGATGTGGAAGCGCCAGCTTGCGCGGCGATCTTCCGGGATGTCCTTCAGGCGATCGTTGTAGAGGGTCTTGGTGCCGGGCGGAAGGTGGAGGTCGAAGCTGGTATCGCGCGGGGTGGCGAGACGGAGCAGCGCGGGGTTGAGCGCGACGATCTCCGGCACGGTGCTGCCGGTGACGTCGGCGACGAGGTGCATGTCGATGCTGTAGCTGGTGGAGACGGTGTCGTAGATGACGGCGGGGCTGGGCACGAGCTTGTCCAGCCCGTAGCGTTCAGGATTCTTCGCCATGATGATGGCGGCGAGAATCTGCGGCACGTAGGCGCGGGTCTGAGCCGGCATCAGGCCCAGGCGATAGAGTGCCCAGTAGTCCGCATAGCCGGTGCGCTGAACGTCACGCTGGATGTTGCCCGGGCCCCAGTTGTAGGAGGCCATGGCGAGGTACCAGTCGCCGAACTGGTTGTAGAGCGCCTTGATGTAGCGGGCATAGGCGCGGGAGGATTTTTCAGGGTCGAAGCGGTAGTCGAAGTAGCCGTTGCGGGTGAGGCCGTACTCGGTTCCTGTTGAGGCCATGAACTGCCACATGCCGCCGGCGCCGGAGTGGGCGTTGACGACCTGCGGCTGGAAGCCGGACTCCGCCACGGCGAGGTAGATGAGGTCCTGGGGTACGCCCTCTTCCTTGAGAACGTTCTGGATGAGGCCACGGTACTTGCCGACGCGCTGCAGCGACGCCGCCATGTGGGCACGGAAGCTGTTGGAGGTGGAGAAGACGCCGATGTAACCAGCGACCTGGTCGTTGATGACGAGCGGAAGGTCGGACGTGACGTTCAACTCATTCTTCAAGCGCGCGACGAGTTCCGGGTTGGCGGCAAAGGTGATGTCTTCCGCGGCGTCGAGGGGTGCGACGTCCAGCTTGGGGGAGAAACCGTTGCCCTGCTTCAGCGCGGCCATTTCGAGTGAGTTGATGGCGTCGAGCAGGCGATTGAACTCATCGGCCACGGGGGATTCGGTCTTGAGATCGAGGCCGCTCGAGAGCATCGTGTCGATGGCGAAATCGAAGTCCATGCGCGCAGCATCCAGGCGGTTGTTGCGATAGTTGGCGACGCCGGAGTTGTAACTGGACTCCGCCTGCTTGATGATCTGGTCTGCCTTGGGGCTGCCGGTCTGGACGGGCTGCTGCGCGGCGGATGTGCTGTTGGGCGCGGCGGCGGCCTGAGCGGTTCCGGCAGGCGTCTGCTTACCGTTGGTGGGCGCGGTAGCCATGGGCGAGATGCTGCCTGGCGCGGTGGTGTCCAGGGTCGGCGGATCGCCAGGGCAGCCGGCGAGCAGCAGCAGGGGCGCACACAATAAGGCGAGCAGCGCGCGGTGTGCAGAGAGCTTCGAGGTCATGAGGGCTCGTGGAGTACGAACTTCCGAAGTACGTTCAGGGCTGGTCAGATCGGTCGATTCAGGCACACCTGATTGTAAGACGGATAGGCGTGCGTGGCGGTTTGTCGAACGAGGCAATTACGCATGGTCCGTACCTGCGGGGATGCGCTGAAACAGGCGCTCTGAGTGGTAGCATCGACTTTGAGGCTGTTAAAGCAACCGCATGGATCTGGCTCACATACGCAACTTCGCGATCATCGCGCACATCGACCACGGCAAGAGCACGCTGTCCGACCGCCTGCTGGAGATCACCGGCTCACTCACCTCGCGTGAGATGCAGGCGCAGGTTCTGGACGCCATGGACCTGGAACGGGAACGCGGCATCACCATCAAGGCCCACACCGTCCGCATGAACTACACGGCGGAGAACGGCGAGACGTATCAACTCAACCTGATCGATACGCCGGGACACGTGGACTTCAGCTATGAGGTCTCGCGCTCGCTGGCCTCATGCGAAGGCGCGCTGCTGGTTGTCGATGCGTCGCAGGGTGTCGAAGCGCAGACGCTTGCGAACGCGTATCTCGCGGTTTCAAACGGGCTCGAGATTATTCCCATCATCAACAAGATCGATCTGCCTTCGGCCGACATTGAGCGGACGAAGGAGATGATCGAGAAGTCCGTGGGTCTGCCTGCGGATGATGCTGTTGCAGTCAGTGCGAAGACGGGGCTGAACGTTGCGGCAATTCTGGAGGCTGTCGTACACCGCCTGCCACCGCCGCTGGGCGATCCGGATGCGCCGCTGCAGGCGTTGATTTTCGACTCGTGGTTCGACGCGTATCGCGGTGTGATCGTGCTGGCGCGCATCATCAACGGCAAGCTGCGCAAGGGCATGAAGATCAAGATCATGTCCAACGGACGGCAGTTCGACGTGGAGAGCATGGGCGTGATGACGCCGAAGCCCGTGGCGCTGGATGAACTCTCAGCCGGTGAGGTCGGATTCTTTGTTGCCACGATTAAGAACGTGGCCGACACCAAGGTTGGCGACACCATCACGGAGGTCGACCGCCCCTGTGCCGAGGCGCTGCCGGGCTTTGAAGATATCAAGAGCATGGTGTTCGCCGGACTGTACACGGTGGACTCCCACGAACACGCGATGCTGCGCGATGCGCTTGAAAAGCTGCGGCTGAACGATGCGTCGTTCTCGTTTGAGCCGGAGAGTTCCGTGGCGCTGGGCTTCGGCTTCCGCTGCGGCTTCCTTGGGCTGCTGCACCTGGAGATCATCCAGGAGCGGCTGGAGCGTGAGTACGATCTGGACCTGATCACGACGGCTCCGGGCGTGCGCTACAAGATCACGCTGACCGACGGCAAGGTGCTGGAGGTCGATAATCCCTCTCGCTGGCCTGATCCGACGGAGATCGAGCAGATTGAAGAGCCGGTGATCATCGCGAAGATCCTGACGAATGAGGAGTATGTCGGCGGGATTCTGAAGCTGGTCGAAGATAAGCGTGGACGTCAGCAGAACATGGAGTACGTCTCAGACACGCGCGTGCTGATCACGTATGAGCTGCCGCTGAACGAGATCGTGCTGGACTTCTACGATCGTCTGAAGACGGTGTCGCGTGGCTATGCGTCGCTGGACTATCAGTTGGCCGGAAGCTGGGTCTCGCCGATGGTGAAGATGGATATCCTGATCGGCGGCGATGCGGTGGATGCGCTTTCGATCATCATCCACAAAGACTTTGCGCAGACTCGCGGGCGTGCGCTGGTCTCGAAGATGCGGGAGTTGATCCCGCGCCAGATGTTCGAGGTGGCGATCCAGGCTGCGATCGGGTCCAAGGTCATTGCGCGTGAGACCGTTACGGCCATACGCAAGAACGTCATCGCCAAGTGCTACGGCGGCGACATCAGCCGTAAGCGCAAGCTGCTGGATAAGCAGAAGGAAGGCAAAAAGCGCATGAAGCGGATCGGCAAGGTGGATATTCCGCAGGAGGCGTTCCTGGCGGTGCTGAAGGTCGGGGAAGACTAGACCGCGTACGCTGCAGGACAAAAGGAAATGGGCTGGACACCTTGAGTGTCCAGCCCATTTCCTTTGCTACTGATTAGGTTACTTGGTTGCGGGACGCGGAGCAGCGG is a window of Granulicella tundricola MP5ACTX9 DNA encoding:
- a CDS encoding lytic transglycosylase domain-containing protein, with translation MPESTDLTSPERTSEVRTPRALMTSKLSAHRALLALLCAPLLLLAGCPGDPPTLDTTAPGSISPMATAPTNGKQTPAGTAQAAAAPNSTSAAQQPVQTGSPKADQIIKQAESSYNSGVANYRNNRLDAARMDFDFAIDTMLSSGLDLKTESPVADEFNRLLDAINSLEMAALKQGNGFSPKLDVAPLDAAEDITFAANPELVARLKNELNVTSDLPLVINDQVAGYIGVFSTSNSFRAHMAASLQRVGKYRGLIQNVLKEEGVPQDLIYLAVAESGFQPQVVNAHSGAGGMWQFMASTGTEYGLTRNGYFDYRFDPEKSSRAYARYIKALYNQFGDWYLAMASYNWGPGNIQRDVQRTGYADYWALYRLGLMPAQTRAYVPQILAAIIMAKNPERYGLDKLVPSPAVIYDTVSTSYSIDMHLVADVTGSTVPEIVALNPALLRLATPRDTSFDLHLPPGTKTLYNDRLKDIPEDRRASWRFHIVKAGETLDTIATALHARTADIAETNSITAQDPMSTGDELVVPVQTVTAAARPQRYTLRRGDTLVTVADQFNVSVEELRSWNNIASSGARAGRTIYVAEPIRLGSSGRSRGRGRGGRGGSKGRGRGGRASSGKASSRGGHAASAKASSHSASHSSGHASHAAAAPKSAKGKHKAGR
- the lepA gene encoding translation elongation factor 4; its protein translation is MDLAHIRNFAIIAHIDHGKSTLSDRLLEITGSLTSREMQAQVLDAMDLERERGITIKAHTVRMNYTAENGETYQLNLIDTPGHVDFSYEVSRSLASCEGALLVVDASQGVEAQTLANAYLAVSNGLEIIPIINKIDLPSADIERTKEMIEKSVGLPADDAVAVSAKTGLNVAAILEAVVHRLPPPLGDPDAPLQALIFDSWFDAYRGVIVLARIINGKLRKGMKIKIMSNGRQFDVESMGVMTPKPVALDELSAGEVGFFVATIKNVADTKVGDTITEVDRPCAEALPGFEDIKSMVFAGLYTVDSHEHAMLRDALEKLRLNDASFSFEPESSVALGFGFRCGFLGLLHLEIIQERLEREYDLDLITTAPGVRYKITLTDGKVLEVDNPSRWPDPTEIEQIEEPVIIAKILTNEEYVGGILKLVEDKRGRQQNMEYVSDTRVLITYELPLNEIVLDFYDRLKTVSRGYASLDYQLAGSWVSPMVKMDILIGGDAVDALSIIIHKDFAQTRGRALVSKMRELIPRQMFEVAIQAAIGSKVIARETVTAIRKNVIAKCYGGDISRKRKLLDKQKEGKKRMKRIGKVDIPQEAFLAVLKVGED